DNA from Plasmodium cynomolgi strain B DNA, chromosome 12, whole genome shotgun sequence:
CATTTGTGAAACCATTTGTGAACCCATTTGTGAACCCGTTTATGAACCCGTTTGTGAACCCATTTGTGAACCCTTTTGTGAACCCTTTTGTGAACCCACTTTTATGCCCATACTGGCTGCACCTGCTTGGCGACCCCTCCAGAAGTAAACGCTGCAAATATACCTCCATCCAAGGAACAGATGAATCTTCACGCATGAAAACTACCAAGGGAAATAAACAATGGagggcgaaaaaataaaaaccaaCAGCATTTCCAACTTCTCCGTCACGTACGAAAGGGAATCTGGGGCCAACAGCAACAGCGATGATAAAAGTGTCAGCAGCAGCGAAAATGAGTCCAACTCGTTCATGAATTTGACAAgcgataaaaatgaaaagacaGAAAATAATAGTTTCATTCTAAACAATAGCAGCTTTGCAAATATGAAAGATAGCTTTTTGGAATCCATAGACTTGAGCGTTTTAGACTCGAACTTTGATTCGAAGAAGGATTTTTTGCCAAGTAATTtatccaaaaattttaacaatttgtCGAAAGAAAATCTTgggaataaatatttaaataaattattaaataaaagtgaCTCGATATTTATGTCAAAGAGTAAAGACATGAATTTAATAGAAAACAACCTGGGCAGTAACAACCTGCCAGTAAAGAGCAGCAACAAGAAGGAGGGCTTCATGGATTCGTCCACTCCAATAAATGCGAATGAAGATAACGCAATGAATaatcgtaaaaaatatagcaatagtaataatattaatgatacgtatgaaaagaaaataatcgAAACGGAGTTGAGTGATTCAAGTGACTTTGAAAACATGGTGGGGGATCTCAGAATCACGTTTATTAATTggctaaaaaaaacacaaatgaattttatcagagaaaaggacaaattatttaaagacaaaaaggaactagaaatggaaagaataaGACTCTacaaagaaatagaaaatagAAAGTCAATCGAGGAACAGAAACTGCAcgatgaaaggaaaaaactggACATTGATATATCAAACGGGTATAAACAAattaagaaagaaaaagaagaacataGAAAAAGGTTCGATGAGGAAAGGCTACGATTTTTACAAGaaatagataaaataaagctaGTCCTCTATttagagaaagaaaaatatttccaagaatataaaaattttgaaaatgataagaaaaaaattgtcgatGCTAACATCGCAACGGAAACTATGATTGATATAAACGTCGGGGGGGCCATATTTGAAACATCTAGGCACACCCTAACACAGCAGAAGGACTCCTTTATAGAAAAATTGCTAAGTGGGAGGTACCACGTAACGAGGGATAAGCAAGGCAGGATATTTCTAGATCGGGATAGCGAGTTATTCAGAATCATATTAAACTTTTTAAGAAATCCATTGACGGTCCCTATTCCGAAGGACTTAAGCGAAAGTGAGGCCCTGCTAAAAGAGGCAGAATTTTATGGtattaaatttttgcctttccccTTAGTTTTCTGCATGGGTGGTTTCGATGGGGTAGAGTACCTAAACTCCATGGAACTCTTAGATATTAGCCAACAGTGTTGGCGTATGTGTACACCCATGTCCACGAAGAAGGCATATTTTGGAAGTGCTGTTTTGAACAATTTCTTATACGTTTTTGGAGGAAATAATTATGATTATAAAGCCCTTTTCGAAACTGAGGTATATGATAGGTTAAGAGACACTTGGTTTGTTTCTAGTAACTTGAATATCCCTCGAAGAAACAATTGTGGAGTTACATCCAACGGAAGAATCTACTGTATTGGTGGGTATGATGGATCGTCTATAATCCCCAATGTAGAAGCCTATGATCATAGGATGAAGGCTTGGGTAGAAATCGCCCCATTGAATACTCCACGATCTTCGTCCATGTGTGTAGCCTTTGacaacaaaatttatgtCATTGGTGGAACCAATGGAGAAAGACTAAATTCGATCGAAGTGTATGATGAAAAGATGAACAAATGGGAGCAATTTCCGTACGCTTTGTTAGAAGCTAGAAGCTCAGGGGCAGCTTTTAACTACCTAAATCAGATATATGTTGTTGGGGGGATTGACAACGAACACAATATTTTGGACTCCGTTGAACAGTACCAACCTTTTAATAAAAGGTGGCAATTTCTGAATGGAGTTCCAGAGAAAAAGATGAATTTTGGTGCAGCCACACTGTCCGATTCGTACATCATCACGGGTGGTGAAAATGGCGATGTCTTAAACTCCTGTCACTTTTTCTCTCCGGACACGAATGAGTGGCAGATAGGACCCTCCCTCCTCGTCCCCAGATTTGGACATTCCGTTTTAATTGCGAATATATGAATGTCAAGGGGGATAtacaaaagggaggaagaagcggggGGTGTGGACATGGGAGAGATAGGGAGAGTTATTTATAAGTAGGGGAGGTGCACCACTCCCGTTTTTGCTACAATTTTCTCgggtttgttttttcccccacgcACCACACCGGCAGCAGCAGCATCTCCACgttatatgttttttcccaGACGCGCAGTTGTGCTTGTTGGCATAGAGAACGATTCAAGAGGTGATGAGTGATGATGGCACTCGATTCGAAGGTGGAAGCGCTCAAGTGAGTAGCCTCCTGCTATTTGGAAAAGGTGGCCATCCCATGCAGCTAGCTGCGCCGAGCGCACACGTCTGTTTGCATGTACCATAAATACATAGCTTCATGTGCGCAGTGATGAAaaagtgatttttttttcttttttttttttcctacgcGTTTTGAAGAATACACTATGGCattgtatgaatatttacGCACTGTCTTGTGCACATGTTTTAAATGTGCTTGCGCCATTTCCACCTCGGCATTTTCCACCGCGTGttgttattaattaattaattttttaatctcaCTTTTCTcgttctcctccccccaccCCATTCGCCACGTGGTGtttctcctccccattttattCGTCCCATCAGTCCCCTGTTTTATGAATCCATTCGTTTTTTAAGACGGCACATGTCGTGTATAAACACACGTATGTGAAAGCACGTGCGTGCCGACGCAGTAGTGTGCGTCATagatgtgtacatatatagcATATGGACTATATGcatacaacttttttttgccgcctTGCCCTTACCCATTTTGTGACCCTCtcagactttttttttttttttttttttctccaaagaacacttaattttttagaaaagtCTTTTCCCTAATTTGAACCCGACAAGAGTGAACATTTACGCGTCGTATGTGCTTTACCCCTTTTGACGAAGGAACAACCCCCTAGGGTGGGAAAAGCACATccgagaggaaaaaaaaaaaaaaaaggaccccTCGCAGTTGCTACCTTTAACGTGTGGAGAGTGCGAAAGGAAgcactcattttttttttttttttcctaatacTCAGTTAAAAAGCCCCCGTTTAGAGGCTGCTGTTggttctccattttgtaggGGAACAAAGCCTTGGGTTTGTTTTGACGCACAAAGTTGGCTGCTCTGGCGAAGGGCTGCAGGTCACAGTGCGCCATGGCTATGTGTGGGGAGGAGCCTTTGAACAAATGAGCAGAGCTATTATCACGATCGTAGAGATCACGCATGAACAGTCTGCACAGGTGATTTGCTCGGTATCCATATCGATGAGCCCCCCTCCCAAAGGTGCACCTCTTCCTGTGCCTATGTCCCCCGCGCCATGCGAAAAAAGTGTTGCTTTCCCCCTGCACaccttcccccatttgggcaTTCCCTAATCCCCGATGGATAACATTGTTAAGATTCTTACGCAACAAAATCAGCTATCGCTGTGCGAATATGTGAAGCGCATCGGACCAGGCAATTTCACCAATGTTGACCCAACCCATTTGGATGATTTTCTAAACAAATTGAGCGAAATacggaatgcaaaaaatggaaaagaggaggaagaagagaaagaggaggaagaggagggggaagcatATGTGGTGGAAGCGCCTCCACTCATCAACATCAGTAGCACCCACGAGTGTAATGAGGAGCCACCCAACGGGAGCATATTTATCgaaacatataaaaaagcagACTTAATGAACGAATTAAAACATATAGGTCTGGAAATTATTAAACGGAGTGAAGTGGCCGTTTTGATCTTAGCTGGTGGTATGGGGTCCCGACTTGGCTTTAGGAAGCCAAAGGGGTTACTAGAAATTACCCCAGTTCTGAAGAAGacatttttccaattttattttgagcAAGTGAAGTTTTTGGAAGAGTACACCGCAACAGTTGACACTGTTCGGGGAGGCCATGATCATGCTAATGAGAAAAGTAGCATGGGTTGCGCCAACCGCTCAAGTACAAGAGGGGAGGACCCACCCCCCAAAAGTAACATCGCCAACGGAACGACCATCTACGTGTACGTAATGACATCCCAGTACACGCACGACGAAACAGTTCACTTTTTGGAagagaacaattttttcggattaaaaaaggaaaatataaaattttttaagcagaGCAATAATTATGCCACCGATTTTAACTTCAATATCGTCCTGTCCAATCATAACACATTGCTGACATACCCCGGGGGAAATGGAGCCCTCTTCAGTGCCCTCAACGAGAACGAAATAATTGACGATATGCTTcgaaaaaacataaaatatattcaagtTGTAAGTATTGATAATgtgttaaataaaatatctgACCCCGTATTAATTggtttttgttcctttttccattGTGACGTTGCTAATAAGGCGGTTAAAATAGAGGAGGGGGAATCAATGGGTATCTTTTGCCGAAAGTGGGCAAGAAAGAAACAGCCACCTGATATCTCCATCAAAAACGAATTCTGCGTGTGTGAATATACAGAAGTGAACGAATACATTTTGAGCAACCCAGAACTCTTTATATATGGCAATATTTGTCaccacattttttctctcccttttttacaccAGATTGTAAAGGGTAAATTTTATAACCATATGAAGCTACATAGAATAGTGCGCAAGAAGGAGTACTACAATTTTGGGGAggataaaaatggggatacTCCCTTGgccacttcttcccccctgtaCTTCTAcgaatatttcatttttgatgtttttaaatatgccAAAAGGATTTTATCTTTAGAAGTTTCTAGAGAAGATGAATTTTATCCAATAAAAAGTAACGATAATGGAATGGCTATTctaaatgcacaaaaaaaattaagtaagATACATAGATCGTGGCTTGAAAATATGAAGTTCACTATAGTTGCTAATCCTGTGGAGAATCTCAATTGGTGTGAAATTTCTCCTCTTGTTTCTTACGatggaacttttttttttcatttgcctGCACAGAAAAATGTGCACCTGCCGTTTGCCCTCGATTCGGTTTCATCCTCCTAACTGCTCATTTGGAAGAAgcccttttaaaaaaaaacattcgtGCGGACTTGCAGGGGAAAGAGGAGGGTAAATTAAAACGTAACCTGGATTATCTGTACCACTTAGCTAAGCACACATATAGTTGCTCATATCTGTAGCTTCTTCAACCGGATATACTCACGTGCTTCTGCTGCTCAAGGAATTTTGCGTCCATCCGGTAGGACCAGAGGGtccctaatttttttgggcTTTGCGAAGTGGTTGTCGAACAGGACCTTCTTCTGCTCTTCGTTGATCACCGGGAATTTGTCGCCAacctgggggggaagcggtggtgAGGCGGTGGTGAGGCGGTGGTGTAGCGGTGGTGAGGCGGTGGTGCAGCGGTGGTGATGTAGCCGTGGTGATGTATCGGTGAGGGGGTAACAAAAATGGTGCACATTTGTACAACGTGTCCACCCCCTCCGCCGCCGCTTCTCCCAGCTGTACCTTTAAGTTACGTTCCTTGGCATGTCCGGGCTGCAAATAATGTTCGGGTGGGGAGAGGAGCGCATGTGGATGGGGTTGATCATGCAGTGGAACGAACAGCACGTTAAGTATTGTACACacattcgaaaaaaataaaaacacaacacattttttttaatgcgaTGCAGCGCAGAAATAGGGGCTAATTGGGACGAAGTGTGAAATAGGACAAGTGCGCTTATAACTGTACACTTTTGCACAATCGTGCACATTTTCGTTTCTCTTCCCGCTCACCGCTGCCATGATGACGAATCTGGGTTCCTTATCTCGCTCGCTCTCCTCCAGCTTCTTGTCGTACGGGGGTCTGTTCTCCTGCAAGGAAGGGGAATCACAAATTGAGGTAGAACGAAGAGAAGCGTTACACGGGGTGGGGACCGACTACTCAAACGTCTCTGCCTTAGCACGTGTATTTAATCGCATGTGGCGACCCTCTACTGGGGCGTTTCTCCCCCTCTTATCCCTTCCGTTTATCCTCCCCGTCTGATCCCTTCCCTTTATCCTCCCCTTCTCTCCAAGCTCGCTTCGCCTACCTCGATATTCATTATAGTTCCATCCGAGTGCACATAAAACATGTCGCACTTGAATAAGTCATAATTTATCTGCTTATCTGGTGGAGCCCTTTTATTGTAATTCTCGATGAACTTCCTAGCGTTAACAAATCTGTTAGGGTCCCTATAAAGTAAGCTCTTTAACCTTTTCCTTCTGTAGAAATGCATATTAGTGGAGGGATCTCCGTCTCTTATTATTTCATCTaaggatggaaaaatatttgaatccgatttctcattttcataTTGAAACCCTTCTTCCCTTAACTTCTTTTTGATGTCCATATCGACGGGTTCAAAACTGcttatgatatttttaaaaggagaaaaataaaacaggtTGGACATTGGACTGGCTggtttttttgcatatttttcaaatttcttaTCATTTCTTATGTTTAATTCGTAACAATCGATCTTCCTTTCTGGTCTCTGCGTGTTTGACTCGTACAATTTGTTGCTTATCTTTTTTATCCTATTTTTTGGGcatcttttttgctttacaaAGTAGTATGATCGTCTCCATATGTTCACTCCATTGGGCAAGGTGGCTTCGGTTAACGGGGTGGCGCTACAGTTGCTTTTACTGTAGCATCCCTGGGAACTTACGAGAATGGTTATATGTGTACAGACCAGGAAAAGAATCATGCGAAGGAGGACTTTCCCGTTTGCCAGCCTGTACATTTACGCGAGTAGGGTAGGAGCATCACGCACACATATGAGATGTGGTACGAAGTGGTGAGGAACAAAGCAgcgttacaaaaaaaaagaaaaaagaaaaaaaga
Protein-coding regions in this window:
- a CDS encoding kelch domain-containing protein (putative), producing the protein MEGEKIKTNSISNFSVTYERESGANSNSDDKSVSSSENESNSFMNLTSDKNEKTENNSFILNNSSFANMKDSFLESIDLSVLDSNFDSKKDFLPSNLSKNFNNLSKENLGNKYLNKLLNKSDSIFMSKSKDMNLIENNLGSNNLPVKSSNKKEGFMDSSTPINANEDNAMNNRKKYSNSNNINDTYEKKIIETELSDSSDFENMVGDLRITFINWLKKTQMNFIREKDKLFKDKKELEMERIRLYKEIENRKSIEEQKLHDERKKLDIDISNGYKQIKKEKEEHRKRFDEERLRFLQEIDKIKLVLYLEKEKYFQEYKNFENDKKKIVDANIATETMIDINVGGAIFETSRHTLTQQKDSFIEKLLSGRYHVTRDKQGRIFLDRDSELFRIILNFLRNPLTVPIPKDLSESEALLKEAEFYVFCMGGFDGVEYLNSMELLDISQQCWRMCTPMSTKKAYFGSAVLNNFLYVFGGNNYDYKALFETEVYDRLRDTWFVSSNLNIPRRNNCGVTSNGRIYCIGGYDGSSIIPNVEAYDHRMKAWVEIAPLNTPRSSSMCVAFDNKIYVIGGTNGERLNSIEVYDEKMNKWEQFPYALLEARSSGAAFNYLNQIYVVGGIDNEHNILDSVEQYQPFNKRWQFLNGVPEKKMNFGAATLSDSYIITGGENGDVLNSCHFFSPDTNEWQIGPSLLVPRFGHSVLIANI
- a CDS encoding UDP-N-acteylglucosamine pyrophosphorylase 1 (putative), producing MDNIVKILTQQNQLSLCEYVKRIGPGNFTNVDPTHLDDFLNKLSEIRNAKNGKEEEEEKEEEEEGEAYVVEAPPLINISSTHECNEEPPNGSIFIETYKKADLMNELKHIGLEIIKRSEVAVLILAGGMGSRLGFRKPKGLLEITPVLKKTFFQFYFEQVKFLEEYTATVDTVRGGHDHANEKSSMGCANRSSTRGEDPPPKSNIANGTTIYVYVMTSQYTHDETVHFLEENNFFGLKKENIKFFKQSNNYATDFNFNIVLSNHNTLLTYPGGNGALFSALNENEIIDDMLRKNIKYIQVVSIDNVLNKISDPVLIGFCSFFHCDVANKAVKIEEGESMGIFCRKWARKKQPPDISIKNEFCVCEYTEVNEYILSNPELFIYGNICHHIFSLPFLHQI
- a CDS encoding hypothetical protein (putative); translation: MYRLANGKVLLRMILFLVCTHITILVSSQGCYSKSNCSATPLTEATLPNGVNIWRRSYYFVKQKRCPKNRIKKISNKLYESNTQRPERKIDCYELNIRNDKKFEKYAKKPASPMSNLFYFSPFKNIISSFEPVDMDIKKKLREEGFQYENEKSDSNIFPSLDEIIRDGDPSTNMHFYRRKRLKSLLYRDPNRFVNARKFIENYNKRAPPDKQINYDLFKCDMFYVHSDGTIMNIEENRPPYDKKLEESERDKEPRFVIMAAVSGKRNENVHDCAKPGHAKERNLKVGDKFPVINEEQKKVLFDNHFAKPKKIRDPLVLPDGRKIP